DNA sequence from the Desulfobulbaceae bacterium genome:
ACAATCATCGTGGCGATTCCTTTCAGTTTTGCCACTTTCACATGCCTACGAATTCACCATTGGACTGCTCCTGCCCCTATTTAACGGTGCATCTATCCACTACTTGAGAAAACGTCCGACGCCAACTTTACTGCAAACTGCCTGTGGTGCTGTGGCTCCCCATGTCGTTTGCATGGTTCCTCTGCTGCTGGAAAAAATTTTCAAGAAAAAGGTTCAGCCTGTACTAACTGGAAACAGGATCTGTTCAGCGCTGATTAAAATACCACTTTTGAAGCGCCAGATATTAAAATTTATTGGCCGAAAGGTGATACGGTTATTCGGTGGAAACATAAAACTTTTTGCCATCGGAGGCGCTGCACTGCATTTCAATACAGAGGAATTTTTAAAAATGGCAGAACTGCCATATCTTGTCGGCTACGGACTTACTGAGGCATCCCCCTTGGTTGCCGGCGGACCATTTGGTGATTCCTCGATCAGTTTAGGCTCTGTCGGGAAAGTTATTCCAGATGTTGAAGTGACGTTGGTTGATATTGATAAAAGTTCTGGGGTTGGAGAAATACAGGTTAGAGGGGCAAATATTATGCTCGGCTATTTTGAAAACAGTCAACTTACCCGAGAAACTATAACCGCAGATGGATGGTTGAAAACCGGGGATCTGGGACTATTTGATTGCAATATGAACCTGGTGATCACCGGCAGGATAAAAAACGTTATTGTCTTATCAAGTGGTGAAAATATCTACCCGGAAGAGCTCGAAGATAAACTACTCTCTTTTTTAGAAATTGCTGAAACAATTGTCGTCGTAAAGAAAGGCAGATTAGAGGCCGTTATTGTGCCTGATTATGAATATATTGCTGACAAACACGGGATAAATGAAAGTAAGATCGATAGTGGAGGCGCTCAACTTGTTTTTAATGAGATCGACTCTATTCGTCGGGCTGTAAATGAAAGAGTACCGGCCTATGCCAAAATACTCTCTGTTAGAGAGCATCCACAACCTCTTATCAAGACACCAACCCATAAGGTGAAACGATTTCTATACACCACCGACCAGGAGTAAATCCGTAAAAGACAAAGTCAGAGATTTTTTTGTTATTTGCCTTATGAATTTGGTACCATGTAACTATCATTAAATGAACTTCTTATTGAGACAATACTGTGGCAGCAAAAAAGAAAGAAAAGAGACTCTATACCCAAAAAATATTCCTGGATTGGTGCAAAGGCTGTGGCATTTGCATCGCTTTCTGTCCCAAAAATGTCTTTGAACCTGGTGTGAACGGTAAGCCTGTTATTGTGAACCCCGACAGCTGTATTGGCTGTAATTTCTGTGAGCAGCATTGCCCTGATTTTGCTATATCCATAGAGGATAGATCGTTGCTACGAAGGAGAAAGACTGATGTCTGAAGGTACTAGCAAGACAAAACTGCTTCAAGGAAATGAAGCTATTGTTGAAGGTGCTCTTGCTGCCGGCTGTCGTTTCTTTGCAGGGTATCCAATTACTCCAGCCTCTGAGATTAGTGAGCAGATGTCTGTTCGTCTGCCAAAAGTTGATGGTGTATTTATCCAGATGGAAGATGAGATTGCCAGTATGGGGGCTGTTATTGGGGCATCCCTGGCTGGAGTTAAAAGCATGACCGCGACCTCTGGTCCGGGATTCTCTCTGATGCAGGAGAATATCGGCTACGCCTGCATTACAGAAACCCCATGTGTTATTGTGAATGTGATGCGGGGGGGACCGAGTACCGGTTTGCCCACCAGCCCGTCTCAGGGCGATGTTATGCAGGCTCGATGGGGAACCCATGGCGATCATCCCATAATTGTACTCGCTGTTTCAACGGTTTTTGATTGTTTTGAGATTACTGTACATGCCTTTAATCTAAGTGAAAAGTACAGAGTGCCGGTCATAATTCTCTCGGATGAGGTGGTTGCCCATACCAGAGAAGGGGTTGTGTTGCCCGATACCAGTAAGATAGAGATTGTCGATCGAATCAGACCCTCTGTCCCTCCTGAGTGGTTTGTACCCTATGAAGATAACAGCCGTGGCGTACCGCCGATGGCATCATTTGGTGATGGTTATCGTCATCACGTCACAGGTTTAATTCATGATACAAAGGGATTTCCAACCCAAAAAGCTGTAGAAATACAAGCTTTTATGGAAAGGCAGTTCCGGAAAATCAGCAATGGTTTTCATGAAATATTCTGCGTTAAGGAGTTTATGATGGTCGATGCTGAAGTTGCAATTATAGCCTATGGATCAGTGTCGCGTTCTGCAAAAAGAGCTATGCGTGAAGCTCGGGCAAAGGGAATCAAGGTCGGTTTATTGCAATTAATTACCCTGTTCCCCTTTCCGAAAAGTCATGTTGCAAAAGTTTTGCGGCAATGCCGGGCAGTTATTGTACCAGAAATGAATATTGGCCAGATGAGTCGTGAAGTAAAACGAGTGAATCAGTTTTCCTGTACTGTTTATAAATTAAATCGCATTGATGGTGAGTTTATTACCCCCGGCGAAATATACGACGAGTTACTTAAAATCGCTTAAGGAAATCTGATGAGTATAGAGATCAATACATTACGTCATAAATATCTGAGACATGATAAAAAGTTTCCTCATATCTGGTGTCCAGGTTGTGGAAACGGCATTATCATGGCCTCGCTGCTCAGAGCAATTGATACGATCGGTTTGGATAATAACGAAGTTGTGCTTGCCTCTGGAATTGGTTGTGCCGGGCGGATGCCTGTTTATATGGATTTCAATACATTGCATACAACCCACGGCAGGTCACTGACTTTTGCCACAGGCGCTAAATTGGCTAATCCGCAACTCACCGTGATTTCCGTAATGGGTGATGGTGACGCGACGGCTATTGGTGGAAATCATTTCATCCATGCCGCACGCAGAAACCTCGATCTCACCGCAATAATTGTCAACAACCAGATCTACGGAATGACCGGGGGACAGTATTCGCCGACCACGCCCTTCGGTGCCAATGCCACTACGTCCCCATATGGCAACGTTGAACATGCCTTTTCAATCGCTGAACTTGCCGTTACTGCCGGGGCATCTTTTGTTGCCCGTGGTACTGTATATCATGTTAAGCAGCTTGATACGCTGCTCGAAAAAGCTATTTTAAAGACGGGCTTCAGCGTTGTTGAAATTATGACTAATTGCCATACCCAGTATGGCAGACGTAACAATATGGGTGATCCTGTAACAATGTTACAATGGTTAAGGGATTCTGCTGTTCCAATTTCAGAGGTGAAAGAGCTGGATAAAGAAACATTAGGCGATAGGTTCCCGATTGGAATTCTTGCTGATCTTGAGAAACCTAATTTTATTGAGCAATACCAAAAAATTCAGGACAAAAGCAAAGATGAACGATGATCGCTACGAAATACGTTTGGGTGGATCCGGCGGCCAGGGGGTAATAACAGCTGCAGTTGTGCTGGCTGAAGCTGTTGCTCTTTACGAAAGTAAGCATGTCTGTCAAACCCAGAGTTATGGTCCTGAAGCGCGTGGCGGCAAGAGCAAGGCTGAGGTTGTAATTAGTTCAAAGCCAATTGACTACCCCAAGGTTCTGAAGATGGATATCTTTCTTGCCATGAACCAGGCTTCATGCGATGCCTATTTTTATGATTTCAAACCCAATGGTCTGCTTATTATTGATTCAACTTTAGTTGAGCAGGTTCCCACCAGTCGTGTACTATCGATACCTTTTACCAGTATTGCCCGAAAACTTGGTCGTGAAATTGTTGCAAATATGGTCGCTTTAGGGGCCATTGGCCATTTCTGTCCAATGGTTTCAAGTCAGAACATTGTCAAGGCCTTATTGGCCAGGGTTCCAAAGGGTACAGAACAGCTTAATAGAAAAGCCCTGAAGGCGGGTGCTGATGCTGCCAAGAGTTTTGATCTTGACCAACTGCCTCGTTCTATATCTGCCGATGATGATGAACTTTTTTAGTGGAAAACATGTGGAGTGCCAACTCTGAACTTCTATATTCTGAGGTGGAATAATTCCGAGATCAACCAGTATCCCGTTATGATCGATCCAGAAAATTTAGTTCGCAGGTTTGATGAAAATGCATCTCTCTTCCATGAACTTATGTCGTTTAAGGTTCGTGAAATTCTTCTTGTCTCCAGTCCCTATGACGCATTTGCCCTTGAGGAAGATGGTAGTTTAGCCCAGCGCATAATTAACGAGTATAATGGCTTAAATCTAAGTGCTCCACCTCGTCTTACCCACGTCTCGACCGTCCAGGAAGCTCTACAGCATCTTTCAAAACGCAAATTTGATCTGGTTTTATGCATGCCGTTTGTTGGTAGTATGGACGCCTTTTCGGTTGGGAGACAGATTAAAAAACATCAACCACGCCTGCCGGTTATTCTTTTGACCCCTAATCTCCACTGTCTTGAGGCCGCATCTCAAAGAGATTGTTCTGGAGTAGATCGTACCTACGTTTGGACAAGAGATTCACGACTGCTTCTTGCCTTGATAAAAAATCTTGAAGATCATGTCAACGTAAAGGCCGATACTCGCACTGCCATGGTGCGTGTGCTTATCCTTGTTGAAGACTCACCTGAGTATATCTCATCATTTCTGCCAATACTCTATCAGGCAGTGGTGCAGCAGACGCGTTCTGTTCTCGAAGAAAGTTTTAATGAAGAGCACCGACTCCTTAAAATGCGCGCCCGTCCCAAAATACTCCTGGCCTCAAACTATGAAGAGGCTAGGAAACTTATCAGGCGTTATCGAGACTATGTCTTCTGTGTGATGAGCGATACGCGCTTTACCCGCAAGGGTGTTTTCGATGATAACGCTGGAATACGCCTGCTGCGATATGTGCGAAAAAACGATAAAGATATCTCATTATTGCTTATGAGTTCAGACTCGTTCAATCAACAAAAGGCAGAGCAGATCCCGGCCAGCTTTGTGGATAAGAACAGCTCGGATCTATTACAGATTATTAAAGGATATTTTGAAAAGTATCTGGGCTTTGGTGACTTTGTCTTTCGTCTGCCGGATGGTCAAGAGGTGGGGCGAGCAAAAAACTTTAAAGAGTTCGAATCTGCGGTTTGTACTATACCCGAAATCTCTTTTTTATATCATGCCAAGCGGCAGCATTTTTCAAACTGGGTAATGGCGCGTTCAGAAATTGGTATGGCTACGCTACTGGGTGCAATCAGGACTGATGATTTTGATACTGTCGATTCAATGAGAACATATTTGTCTGAAAGTATTTTTGCCCTTCGCAAATGGAGACATCAGGGTGTTGTCGCTGATTTTGAGAAACATGATTTTGATCCGAGAGTGATTGATATTGTCAAGATTGGCGATGGTTCTCTGGGCGGCAAAG
Encoded proteins:
- a CDS encoding 2-oxoacid:ferredoxin oxidoreductase subunit beta — encoded protein: MSIEINTLRHKYLRHDKKFPHIWCPGCGNGIIMASLLRAIDTIGLDNNEVVLASGIGCAGRMPVYMDFNTLHTTHGRSLTFATGAKLANPQLTVISVMGDGDATAIGGNHFIHAARRNLDLTAIIVNNQIYGMTGGQYSPTTPFGANATTSPYGNVEHAFSIAELAVTAGASFVARGTVYHVKQLDTLLEKAILKTGFSVVEIMTNCHTQYGRRNNMGDPVTMLQWLRDSAVPISEVKELDKETLGDRFPIGILADLEKPNFIEQYQKIQDKSKDER
- a CDS encoding 4Fe-4S binding protein; the protein is MAAKKKEKRLYTQKIFLDWCKGCGICIAFCPKNVFEPGVNGKPVIVNPDSCIGCNFCEQHCPDFAISIEDRSLLRRRKTDV
- a CDS encoding 2-oxoacid:acceptor oxidoreductase family protein, which encodes MNDDRYEIRLGGSGGQGVITAAVVLAEAVALYESKHVCQTQSYGPEARGGKSKAEVVISSKPIDYPKVLKMDIFLAMNQASCDAYFYDFKPNGLLIIDSTLVEQVPTSRVLSIPFTSIARKLGREIVANMVALGAIGHFCPMVSSQNIVKALLARVPKGTEQLNRKALKAGADAAKSFDLDQLPRSISADDDELF
- a CDS encoding 2-oxoacid:acceptor oxidoreductase subunit alpha, whose protein sequence is MSEGTSKTKLLQGNEAIVEGALAAGCRFFAGYPITPASEISEQMSVRLPKVDGVFIQMEDEIASMGAVIGASLAGVKSMTATSGPGFSLMQENIGYACITETPCVIVNVMRGGPSTGLPTSPSQGDVMQARWGTHGDHPIIVLAVSTVFDCFEITVHAFNLSEKYRVPVIILSDEVVAHTREGVVLPDTSKIEIVDRIRPSVPPEWFVPYEDNSRGVPPMASFGDGYRHHVTGLIHDTKGFPTQKAVEIQAFMERQFRKISNGFHEIFCVKEFMMVDAEVAIIAYGSVSRSAKRAMREARAKGIKVGLLQLITLFPFPKSHVAKVLRQCRAVIVPEMNIGQMSREVKRVNQFSCTVYKLNRIDGEFITPGEIYDELLKIA
- a CDS encoding AMP-binding protein is translated as MTSKFTNLNSFFEKTCATYKTKPCLCDVDGESFSYDQVFDRVSELSTVLAKSCIGPGEPIAIVAANSSHWVIAYFAIIRLGCVAVPILTDFCDQDIANIILETGARAVFTCQQNQERVLSICQEDILVLSFCSNNAGFAYEIRKPAIMKVDGDQYTPKTQGLYDSSQTASIIYTSGTSGHSKGVLLSHANLLANLESASKLIAIQSSWRFLSVLPLSHAYEFTIGLLLPLFNGASIHYLRKRPTPTLLQTACGAVAPHVVCMVPLLLEKIFKKKVQPVLTGNRICSALIKIPLLKRQILKFIGRKVIRLFGGNIKLFAIGGAALHFNTEEFLKMAELPYLVGYGLTEASPLVAGGPFGDSSISLGSVGKVIPDVEVTLVDIDKSSGVGEIQVRGANIMLGYFENSQLTRETITADGWLKTGDLGLFDCNMNLVITGRIKNVIVLSSGENIYPEELEDKLLSFLEIAETIVVVKKGRLEAVIVPDYEYIADKHGINESKIDSGGAQLVFNEIDSIRRAVNERVPAYAKILSVREHPQPLIKTPTHKVKRFLYTTDQE